In one window of Arachis ipaensis cultivar K30076 chromosome B06, Araip1.1, whole genome shotgun sequence DNA:
- the LOC107648347 gene encoding uncharacterized protein LOC107648347 isoform X1 → MASCAGTRFGNTTKMSLRIIFQILFYLHLLLTAATVIFITVYGLTSESGGQHFHPMKWYPPVLASTACGGIIGFMWQWITFSYPRNALKAAFWLGPLLTCLMAGMFVYMGTATSLIVGLVSFCSALAQSLYGCWARPRFEYATNILSVSTAFPPAKTRVLVLATIVIGTLYCCFLVSGIGGATALQDKFKLAFIFILVIMLSLGWTMQFLKNVIQLTISRVTYLQILGNPMDTYEALRDSINRSVGCIAIGSILLPVFTLFRGFGRSMSLLGGEDEILFCCVSSYMGMVNVLPKFGNRWSFVHIGVYNKEFVDASGDIWEIFTRARMLPLIDSDLTGALCFLSGVAVGAFCSMVCGIWILVMHQSYALEVSIYAFLIGYFMCRLAMGWLQACVAAYYVAYGENPENDQFDSTIPARLEQIQRSQALQLF, encoded by the exons ATGGCTTCTTGCGCAGGCACAAGATTTGGAAACACAACAAAAATGTCATTGAGAATCATCTTTCAGATCCTTTTCTACTTGCATTTGCTCCTAACAGCAGCCACAGTGATCTTCATCACTGTTTATGGCCTGACCTCGGAATCTGGCGGCCAGCATTTCCACCCTATGAAGTGGTACCCTCCAGTTCTAGCTTCGACGGCATGTGGCGGAATAATCGGTTTCATGTGGCAATGGATCACTTTCAGCTACCCAAGAAACGCACTCAAGGCAGCATTTTGGCTAGGTCCCCTGCTAACATGTTTAATGGCTGGGATGTTTGTGTACATGGGCACAGCAACTAGTCTTATAGTGGGATTAGTTTCCTTCTGTTCTGCATTAGCTCAATCCCTCTATGGTTGTTGGGCCAGACCCAGATTCGAATATGCGACGAATATCTTGTCAGTTTCAACAGCTTTTCCACCTGCTAAAACCAGAGTGTTGGTACTCGCGACAATTGTAATTGGAACCCTTTATTGCTGTTTTCTTGTATCCGGGATCGGTGGAGCTACAGCCCTTCAAGACAAATTCAAATTGGCTTTCATTTTCATCTTGGTGATTATGCTGAGCCTGGGATGGACCATGCAGTTTCTCAAGAATGTAATACAACTCACCATTTCAAGGGTCACATATCTGCAGATACTTGGAAATCCCATGGATACTTATGAGGCGCTTCGTGACAGTATCAATCGTTCTGTTGGATGTATCGCCATTGGCTCAATCCTTCTCCCAGTCTTCACTCTCTTCCGCGGTTTTGGACGCTCGATGAGTCTACTTGGAGGAGAAGATGAGATCCTGTTTTGCTGTGTTAGTTCTTATATGGGGATGGTAAACGTTCTTCCGAAGTTTGGGAACCGATGGAGTTTTGTACATATTGGAGTCTATAACAAAGAGTTTGTGGACGCATCTGGTGATATTTGGGAAATATTCACTAGAGCTAGAATGTTGCCACTCATAGACTCGGATCTAACCGGAGCATTATGTTTCCTTAGCGGAGTAGCTGTAGGTGCATTTTGTTCTATGGTGTGTGGAATTTGGATCCTTGTGATGCATCAGAGCTATGCCCTGGAAGTATCCATTTATGCTTTCTTGATTGGCTATTTCATG TGTCGATTGGCAATGGGGTGGCTACAGGCATGTGTTGCGGCATACTATGTTGCCTACGGAGAGAATCCGGAGAACGATCAATTCGACTCAACAATTCCAGCACGCTTGGAGCAGATTCAAAGATCTCAAGCTCTGCAACTATTCTGA
- the LOC107647195 gene encoding uncharacterized protein LOC107647195 produces the protein MKLKLGIKKSLAIFSGKKQRILSRLEGITYSLFFNPNHFFDKIQKKLWQEYEGIVVQQKFYWQQLSRSNNIKFGDKNTRYFHQRANGRRKRNKITALKNDSGECIDNVEKLKRWGVDFFKILYSMDSNYNLFPLSGCFPKLVSWDYADISKGVSQEEVKAAIFDMRS, from the coding sequence ATGAAGCTAAAACTTGGAATAAAGAAGTCTTTGGCAATATTTTCAGGAAAAAAACAAAGAATCCTATCAAGATTGGAGGGAATCACCTACAGTCTTTTTTTCAATCCGAATCATTTCTTTGATAAGATCCAAAAGAAGCTCTGGCAGGAGTATGAGGGCATTGTAGTGCAACAGAAATTCTATTGGCAACAGCTATCAAGGAGTAACAACATCAAGTTTGGTGATAAAAATACTAGATACTTCCATCAGAGAGCAAATGGTAGAAGGAAAAGGAATAAGATAACAGCCCTTAAGAATGATTCAGGAGAATGTATCGATAATGTTGAGAAGCTAAAGAGATGGGGGGTTGATTTTTTCAAGATCCTATACTCTATGGATTCAAACTACAATCTTTTTCCCCTATCTGGCTGTTTTCCTAAACTTGTTAGCTGGGATTATGCTGATATTTCAAAAGGGGTCTCTCAAGAGGAAGTTAAAGCTGCCATTTTTGATATGAGAAGCTGA
- the LOC107648347 gene encoding protein PNS1-like isoform X2, translating to MSLRIIFQILFYLHLLLTAATVIFITVYGLTSESGGQHFHPMKWYPPVLASTACGGIIGFMWQWITFSYPRNALKAAFWLGPLLTCLMAGMFVYMGTATSLIVGLVSFCSALAQSLYGCWARPRFEYATNILSVSTAFPPAKTRVLVLATIVIGTLYCCFLVSGIGGATALQDKFKLAFIFILVIMLSLGWTMQFLKNVIQLTISRVTYLQILGNPMDTYEALRDSINRSVGCIAIGSILLPVFTLFRGFGRSMSLLGGEDEILFCCVSSYMGMVNVLPKFGNRWSFVHIGVYNKEFVDASGDIWEIFTRARMLPLIDSDLTGALCFLSGVAVGAFCSMVCGIWILVMHQSYALEVSIYAFLIGYFMCRLAMGWLQACVAAYYVAYGENPENDQFDSTIPARLEQIQRSQALQLF from the exons ATGTCATTGAGAATCATCTTTCAGATCCTTTTCTACTTGCATTTGCTCCTAACAGCAGCCACAGTGATCTTCATCACTGTTTATGGCCTGACCTCGGAATCTGGCGGCCAGCATTTCCACCCTATGAAGTGGTACCCTCCAGTTCTAGCTTCGACGGCATGTGGCGGAATAATCGGTTTCATGTGGCAATGGATCACTTTCAGCTACCCAAGAAACGCACTCAAGGCAGCATTTTGGCTAGGTCCCCTGCTAACATGTTTAATGGCTGGGATGTTTGTGTACATGGGCACAGCAACTAGTCTTATAGTGGGATTAGTTTCCTTCTGTTCTGCATTAGCTCAATCCCTCTATGGTTGTTGGGCCAGACCCAGATTCGAATATGCGACGAATATCTTGTCAGTTTCAACAGCTTTTCCACCTGCTAAAACCAGAGTGTTGGTACTCGCGACAATTGTAATTGGAACCCTTTATTGCTGTTTTCTTGTATCCGGGATCGGTGGAGCTACAGCCCTTCAAGACAAATTCAAATTGGCTTTCATTTTCATCTTGGTGATTATGCTGAGCCTGGGATGGACCATGCAGTTTCTCAAGAATGTAATACAACTCACCATTTCAAGGGTCACATATCTGCAGATACTTGGAAATCCCATGGATACTTATGAGGCGCTTCGTGACAGTATCAATCGTTCTGTTGGATGTATCGCCATTGGCTCAATCCTTCTCCCAGTCTTCACTCTCTTCCGCGGTTTTGGACGCTCGATGAGTCTACTTGGAGGAGAAGATGAGATCCTGTTTTGCTGTGTTAGTTCTTATATGGGGATGGTAAACGTTCTTCCGAAGTTTGGGAACCGATGGAGTTTTGTACATATTGGAGTCTATAACAAAGAGTTTGTGGACGCATCTGGTGATATTTGGGAAATATTCACTAGAGCTAGAATGTTGCCACTCATAGACTCGGATCTAACCGGAGCATTATGTTTCCTTAGCGGAGTAGCTGTAGGTGCATTTTGTTCTATGGTGTGTGGAATTTGGATCCTTGTGATGCATCAGAGCTATGCCCTGGAAGTATCCATTTATGCTTTCTTGATTGGCTATTTCATG TGTCGATTGGCAATGGGGTGGCTACAGGCATGTGTTGCGGCATACTATGTTGCCTACGGAGAGAATCCGGAGAACGATCAATTCGACTCAACAATTCCAGCACGCTTGGAGCAGATTCAAAGATCTCAAGCTCTGCAACTATTCTGA
- the LOC107604783 gene encoding uncharacterized protein LOC107604783 isoform X1, which translates to MASGTLQTTSSRLVSLPNASVVKVSIPTKRTLINFRSNGSISSLTNNITTHAVSRNGSISSCASNMSVSSLKADENRRKSNLESLFCYDKAIPEEIIEKPVGLSLTEKDIGNNPRCTDCEAKGAVLCITCAGSGLYVDSILESQGIIVKVRCLGCGGTGNMMCTECGGRGHLGPK; encoded by the exons ATGGCTTCAGGAACACTGCAAACGACGTCGTCGAGATTGGTCTCTTTACCGAACGCTTCGGTGGTGAAGGTTTCGATTCCTACGAAGAGAACGCTGATCAATTTTCGGTCCAATGGTTCCATTTCAAGCTTGACGAATAACATAACAACTCACGCCGTTTCCCGCAATGGCTCCATTTCTAGCTGCGCCTCCAACATG TCTGTGTCAAGTTTGAAGGCAGATGAGAACAGACGCAAGAGTAATCTTGAATCTCTCTTTTGCTATGATAAGGCCATCCCAGAAGAAATAATTGAGAAGCCTGTTGGACTATCTTTGACTGAGAAAGATATCGGTAACAATCCCCGATGCACTGATTGCGAAGCTAAAGGTGCTGTGCTTTGCATCACTTGTGCTGGTTCTGGCCTATATGTTGACTCCATATTGGAAAGCCAGGGCATAATTGTCAAAGTTCGTTGCTTAG GTTGTGGAGGAACAGGTAATATGATGTGTACGGAATGCGGGGGACGGGGTCATCTGGGACCAAAATGA
- the LOC107647194 gene encoding protein PNS1: MSLRIIFQILFYLHLLLTAATVIFITVYGLTTESGGQHFHPLKWYPPVLASTACGGIIGFMWQWITFSYPRNALKAAFWLGPLLTCLMAGMFVYMGTATSLIVGLVSFCSALAQSLYGCWVSHRFEYATNILSVSTAFPPAKTRVLVLATIVIGTLYCCFLVSGIGGATALQDKFKLVFIFILVIMLSLGWTMQFLKNVIQLTISRVTYLQILGNHMDTCAALRDSINRSGGCIAIGSILIPVFTLFRSFGRLMSLLGGEDEILFCCVMVLVNVLPQFVNRWSFVHIGAYNKEFVHASRDTWEMFNSSRMLPLIDSDLTGALCFLSGVAVGAFCSMVSGIWILVMRQSYALEVSIYAFLIGYFVCRLAMGWLQACVAAYYVAYGENPESDQFDSTIPARLEQIQGSQALLN; this comes from the exons ATGTCATTGAGAATCATCTTTCAGATCCTTTTCTACTTGCATTTGCTCCTAACAGCAGCCACAGTGATCTTCATCACTGTTTATGGCCTGACCACGGAATCTGGCGGCCAACATTTCCACCCTTTGAAGTGGTACCCTCCAGTTCTAGCTTCGACGGCATGTGGCGGAATAATCGGTTTCATGTGGCAATGGATCACTTTCAGCTACCCAAGAAACGCACTCAAGGCAGCATTTTGGCTAGGTCCCCTGCTAACATGCTTAATGGCTGGGATGTTTGTGTACATGGGCACAGCAACTAGTCTTATAGTGGGATTAGTTTCTTTCTGTTCTGCATTAGCTCAATCCCTCTATGGTTGTTGGGTCAGCCACAGATTCGAATACGCGACGAATATCTTGTCAGTTTCAACAGCTTTTCCACCTGCTAAAACCAGAGTGTTGGTACTCGCGACAATTGTAATTGGAACCCTTTATTGCTGTTTTCTTGTATCCGGGATCGGTGGAGCTACAGCCCTTCAAGACAAATTCAAATTGGTTTTCATTTTCATCTTGGTGATTATGCTGAGCCTGGGATGGACCATGCAGTTTCTCAAGAATGTAATACAACTCACCATTTCAAGGGTCACATATCTGCAGATACTTGGAAATCACATGGATACTTGTGCGGCGCTTCGTGACAGTATCAATCGTTCTGGTGGATGTATTGCCATTGGCTCAATCCTTATCCCGGTCTTCACTCTCTTCCGCAGTTTTGGACGCTTGATGAGTCTACTTGGAGGAGAAGATGAGATCCTGTTTTGCTGTGTTATGGTGCTGGTAAACGTTCTTCCGCAGTTTGTGAACCGATGGAGTTTTGTACATATTGGAGCCTATAACAAAGAGTTTGTGCACGCATCTCGAGATACTTGGGAAATGTTCAATAGCTCTAGAATGTTGCCACTCATAGACTCGGATCTAACCGGAGCATTATGTTTCCTTAGCGGAGTAGCTGTAGGTGCATTTTGTTCTATGGTGAGTGGAATTTGGATCCTTGTGATGCGTCAGAGCTATGCCCTGGAAGTATCCATTTATGCTTTCTTGATTGGCTATTTCGTG TGTCGATTGGCAATGGGGTGGCTACAGGCATGTGTTGCGGCATACTATGTTGCCTATGGAGAGAATCCGGAGAGCGATCAATTCGACTCAACAATTCCAGCACGCTTGGAGCAGATTCAAGGATCTCAAGCTCTTCTGAACTAA
- the LOC110263799 gene encoding uncharacterized protein LOC110263799, which translates to MDHRKFLGMDHPYRMDKRSFNGNVELRSSPALLDGEQIFEDLKDFDNVFGKKQKNKIDGPWKKRSIFFELPYWKQNTLRHCLDVMHIEKNVCDNIIGTLLDILGKSKDHANARYDLKDMGIRKNLQPKEIDGGKKAKIAKACFNLTNQEKTIFCDILKSVKLPSGSASNISRCIHVAEKKISGYKSHDAHFMLHYLLQVAIKCTMQNQVAGPLIYLGSFFRFLCQKVVENDTINHLEVDIREILCQLERIFPPSFFDIMVHLPIHLVNELRLGGPVQFRWMYPIERYLCRLKSYIRNKSRPEGSIAEGYLAEECLTFCSRYLSPDVDTRLSRRTQNYDNCSEVDICHDSNFACLGRPIGGKRKGKPFSLDTNSKIQVHREYEEHVNNQTKGRKWKKAKTLSHDFSEWFKERASHEDVPKQLKDLSRGPNTVAKRFSSYVINGYKFQTREHDASHTTQNSGVTLVCETPSFASAKDNNPMTKTVTYFGAINDIIELDYYACFKFVLFNCDWFEVEEENFGLTSVHFNKRCSRDDPFVLASQIHQCFYIQDPFNKDKHYVMDTVPRDLFNMYDGYDVEAEESNQKDPFDQANNLFVPKNNCEVQWTREDMPNTIIEKPSLVLQQAEYDDDSDL; encoded by the exons ATGGATCACCGTAAATTTTTGGGTATGGATCATCCATATAGGATGGATAAAAGATCTTTCAATGGCAATGTTGAATTGAGGTCTTCACCAGCTTTATTAGATGGGGAACAAATTTTTGAAGATTTGAAAGATTTTGACAATGTATTTGGaaagaagcaaaaaaataaaattgatggtCCATGGAAGAAAAGGTCCATTTTCTTTGAGTTGCCATATTGGAAGCAAAATACATTGCGTCATTGTCTTGATGTTATGCACATCGAGAAAAATGTATGTGATAACATAATTGGAACTTTATTAGATATTCTAGGAAAGTCCAAAGATCATGCAAATGCTCGTTACGATCTCAAAGATATGGGCATAAGAAAAAACCTTCAACCAAAGGAGATAGATGGTggcaagaaagcaaaaattgctaAGGCTTGTTTTAACCTTACTAATCAAGAAAAAACTATTTTTTGTGATATTTTGAAGTCAGTAAAATTGCCATCTGGTAGTGCCTCTAATATTTCTCGGTGTATTCATGTTGCTGAGAAAAAGATATCAGGCTACAAAAGTCATGATGCTCATTTTATGTTGCATTATTTGTTGCAAGTAGCTATAAAATGCACAATGCAGAATCAAGTAGCTGGCCCTTTAATTTATCTAGGTTCATTCTTTCGTTTCTTGTGCCAAAAAGTTGTCGAAAATGATACAATAAATCATTTGGAAGTAGATATTAGAGAGATTTTGTGCCAATTGGAAAGAATATTTCCTCCTAGTTTCTTTGATATAATGGTCCATTTGCCTATTCATCTGGTAAACGAGTTGAGGTTGGGTGGCCCAGTTCAATTTAGGTGGATGTACCCCATCGAGAGATATCTATGTAGGTTAAAGTCCTACATTCGCAATAAGAGCCGCCCCGAAGGTTCAATTGCTGAAGGATATTTAGCCGAGGAATGCTTGACATTTTGCTCAAGGTATTTAAGTCCTGATGTGGATACAAGGCTGAGTAGGAGGACACAAAATTATGATAATTGCAGTGAAGTTGACATATGTCATGATAGCAATTTTGCATGCTTGGGGCGACCAATTGgtggaaagaggaaagggaaaccTTTTTCTCTAGATACCAACTCAAAAATACAAGTTCATCG AGAGTATGAGGAACATGTCAACAATCAAACTAAAGGTAGAAAATGGAAGAAGGCAAAAACTCTAAGCCATGATTTTAGTGAATGGTTCAAAGAGCGTGCTTCTCATGAAGATGTTCCGAAACAACTTAAAGATTTGTCTAGAGGCCCAAACACAGTTGCAAAACGATTTTCTAGTTATGTAATCAATGGCTACAAATTTCAAACTAGAGAACATGATGCAAGCCACACAACTCAAAACAGTGGTGTGACTTTGGTGTGCGAAACACCAAGCTTTGCTAGTGCTAAGGACAATAACCCAATGACAAAAACCGTAACATATTTTGGTGCAATAAATGACATAATTGAGTTAGACTATTATGCATGTTTCAAATTTGTTCTCTTCAATTGTGATTGGTTTGAAGTTGAGGAAGAGAATTTTGGTCTAACTTCAGTTCATTTTAATAAAAGATGTTCTCGGGATGATCCTTTTGTATTAGCTTCACAAATCCACCAATGTTTTTATATTCAAGACCCTTTTAACAAAGACAAGCATTATGTCATGGACACAGTGCCAAGGGATTTATTCAATATGTATGATGGGTATGATGTTGAAGCCGAAGAGTCTAATCAGAAGGACCCCTTTGATCAAGCGAATAATTTGTTTGTGCCAAAGAATAATTGTGAAGTTCAATGGACTAGAGAAGACATGCCAAATACAATCATTGAGAAACCTTCACTTGTTCTACAACAAGCTGAATATGATGATGATTCTGATCTTTAA
- the LOC107604783 gene encoding uncharacterized protein LOC107604783 isoform X2, protein MASGTLQTTSSRLVSLPNASVVKVSIPTKRTLINFRSNGSISSLTNNITTHAVSRNGSISSCASNMSVSSLKADENRRKSNLESLFCYDKAIPEEIIEKPVGLSLTEKDIGNNPRCTDCEAKGAVLCITCAGSGLYVDSILESQGIIVKVRCLDEPFGVDEL, encoded by the exons ATGGCTTCAGGAACACTGCAAACGACGTCGTCGAGATTGGTCTCTTTACCGAACGCTTCGGTGGTGAAGGTTTCGATTCCTACGAAGAGAACGCTGATCAATTTTCGGTCCAATGGTTCCATTTCAAGCTTGACGAATAACATAACAACTCACGCCGTTTCCCGCAATGGCTCCATTTCTAGCTGCGCCTCCAACATG TCTGTGTCAAGTTTGAAGGCAGATGAGAACAGACGCAAGAGTAATCTTGAATCTCTCTTTTGCTATGATAAGGCCATCCCAGAAGAAATAATTGAGAAGCCTGTTGGACTATCTTTGACTGAGAAAGATATCGGTAACAATCCCCGATGCACTGATTGCGAAGCTAAAGGTGCTGTGCTTTGCATCACTTGTGCTGGTTCTGGCCTATATGTTGACTCCATATTGGAAAGCCAGGGCATAATTGTCAAAGTTCGTTGCTTAG atgaaccATTTGGGGTTGACGAGTTGTGA